The Thomasclavelia ramosa DSM 1402 genome includes a region encoding these proteins:
- a CDS encoding type II secretion system protein, which yields MINNKGMTLVEEIVALAIISIASLIMLVGFSTAANVFADSTRYKDITNKQYAALLGNENTDKDINVSNEDAKVIIKVADKVITVKTNQSNATSKKDSQTMLSKLNFNNINLSNTPQTVANCNDFLDSVLSFTTIKQFDEWIAEQGIDVASYNGWYKNNDCYRYYYYNRYGAAHLTLEQDIINECNRIFDEVHQTATNQNEKKARIGDKTLYIKPYFCGGIWQVGIDSEDGYFLMASELPGISGGTQWRTNLIYARGSWYYKVFAFGTSDQNSYVDVAGFSNAKATVDSLFDGSISEKINLSDQSQWVKIK from the coding sequence ATGATAAATAATAAAGGAATGACGTTAGTAGAAGAAATAGTAGCTTTGGCAATAATTTCAATTGCCTCATTAATAATGCTGGTTGGTTTTTCTACTGCTGCAAATGTTTTTGCTGATAGTACTCGGTATAAAGATATAACTAATAAACAGTATGCTGCCTTATTAGGAAATGAGAATACTGATAAAGATATTAATGTTTCTAATGAAGACGCTAAGGTTATTATTAAAGTTGCTGATAAAGTTATTACTGTTAAGACAAATCAGAGTAATGCTACAAGTAAAAAAGATAGTCAAACTATGTTATCAAAATTGAATTTTAATAACATAAATCTTTCAAATACGCCACAAACAGTAGCTAATTGTAATGATTTTTTAGATAGTGTACTTTCGTTTACAACTATTAAACAATTTGATGAATGGATAGCAGAGCAAGGAATTGATGTGGCATCGTATAATGGCTGGTATAAAAACAACGACTGTTATCGCTATTATTACTATAATAGATATGGGGCTGCGCACTTAACATTAGAACAGGATATTATTAATGAATGTAATCGGATTTTTGATGAGGTTCATCAAACCGCAACTAATCAAAATGAGAAAAAGGCCCGTATCGGTGATAAAACACTATATATTAAACCATATTTTTGTGGCGGTATCTGGCAAGTTGGAATTGATAGCGAGGATGGCTATTTTTTAATGGCATCAGAGTTACCAGGAATTAGTGGTGGAACACAATGGCGAACTAATTTGATTTATGCTCGTGGCAGCTGGTATTATAAAGTATTTGCATTTGGTACAAGTGATCAAAACAGCTATGTGGATGTGGCAGGGTTCAGTAATGCTAAGGCAACTGTAGATAGTTTATTTGATGGTAGTATTAGCGAAAAAATAAATTTATCTGATCAAAGTCAGTGGGTAAAAATAAAGTAA
- a CDS encoding ATP-grasp domain-containing protein encodes MNFLFISPMFPKNYWNFCDRMKNHGVNVLAIGDMPNESISEELKNSVTEYCYVNNMENYDNVYRCVAYLASKYGKIDWLESNNEYWLELDAKLRTDFNVNTGMKEDITKIFKTKSGMKAYYQKAGVKTARYHLVNTLENGRKFISEVGYPVVVKPDNGVGAAATYKINNDQELEEFYNIDHITQYIMEEFVNGLILSYDGIANNEHQVLFETSHVFPNSIMDVVNNHSNIHYYSLRKIPEELQKLGRSVVKEFPVNARFFHCEFFQLLEDRPGLGNKGDFIGLEVNMRPPGGYTPDMMNWANDIDVYNIYADMVTYNHSEYYTNRSYHCIYCGRRDGKKYYYNDDALMAMYGNHIVMNERMPDILSGAMGNYTYTARFETMDEVNDFIDKVLKEVC; translated from the coding sequence ATGAATTTTTTATTTATATCACCAATGTTTCCCAAGAATTATTGGAACTTTTGTGATCGAATGAAAAACCATGGTGTTAATGTTTTGGCAATTGGGGACATGCCAAACGAAAGTATTAGTGAAGAACTTAAAAATTCAGTTACTGAATACTGTTATGTTAATAACATGGAAAATTACGATAATGTATATCGTTGTGTAGCATATTTAGCAAGTAAATATGGAAAAATTGACTGGCTTGAGTCAAATAATGAATATTGGTTAGAACTCGACGCCAAATTAAGAACAGATTTTAATGTCAATACGGGGATGAAAGAAGATATTACCAAGATTTTTAAAACTAAGTCAGGAATGAAAGCTTATTATCAAAAAGCTGGGGTAAAAACAGCTCGCTATCATCTTGTCAATACTTTAGAAAATGGTAGGAAGTTTATAAGTGAAGTGGGTTATCCCGTTGTTGTTAAACCTGACAATGGTGTTGGAGCAGCTGCGACATATAAAATTAATAATGATCAAGAGTTAGAGGAGTTCTATAATATTGATCATATTACCCAATATATTATGGAAGAATTTGTTAATGGTTTGATTCTTTCATATGATGGAATTGCTAATAATGAGCATCAGGTATTATTTGAAACATCACATGTTTTTCCTAATTCAATTATGGATGTAGTTAATAATCATAGTAATATTCACTATTATTCTTTGCGAAAAATTCCTGAGGAATTACAAAAATTAGGGCGTAGTGTAGTAAAGGAGTTTCCAGTGAACGCTAGATTCTTTCACTGTGAGTTCTTTCAATTATTAGAAGATCGACCTGGCTTAGGAAATAAAGGTGATTTTATTGGTTTAGAAGTTAATATGCGACCACCTGGTGGTTATACGCCAGATATGATGAACTGGGCTAATGATATTGATGTTTATAATATCTATGCAGATATGGTCACATACAATCATAGTGAATATTATACTAATCGTTCCTATCATTGTATCTATTGTGGACGCCGTGATGGCAAGAAATATTATTATAACGATGATGCTTTGATGGCAATGTATGGTAATCATATTGTAATGAACGAAAGAATGCCGGATATTTTATCAGGAGCGATGGGAAATTATACATATACTGCTCGCTTTGAAACAATGGATGAAGTAAATGATTTTATTGATAAGGTATTAAAGGAGGTCTGTTAA
- a CDS encoding type IV pilus twitching motility protein PilT: MINEILKASRNNKCSDIHISANTGIKVRQDGLLADYPIEFPQNELIKMIMELIPKRLIDNVDRHEDADFVYHVGEERYRVNIYYEQTNICAAIRVINDEILTLEQLEMPTVLNQIAMEPRGLVLVTGPTGSGKSTTLAAMIDLVNKQRNCHILTIEDPIEYVYKQKQALIHQREIGEDVKDFDMALRSAMREDPDVILVGEMRDYETISAVITLAETGHLVFSTLHTIGAAKTIDRIIDIFPQHKQAQVRTQLSGVLNAVITQTLLPHASGIGRVAAVEIMRANDAVRNLIRDNKGHQINSVIQTGKKEGMISLNHALANLVREGKITLDTAKKCASDISEFKQYLQ, from the coding sequence ATGATAAATGAAATTTTAAAAGCTTCTCGAAATAATAAATGTTCAGATATTCATATTAGTGCTAATACAGGAATAAAGGTTCGTCAGGATGGTTTATTGGCAGATTATCCAATTGAGTTTCCTCAAAATGAATTAATCAAAATGATTATGGAGTTAATTCCAAAACGATTGATTGATAATGTTGATCGTCATGAAGATGCAGATTTTGTCTATCATGTTGGGGAGGAACGTTATCGGGTCAATATTTATTATGAACAAACTAATATTTGTGCTGCAATTAGGGTTATTAATGATGAAATTTTAACATTAGAGCAATTAGAAATGCCCACCGTGTTAAATCAGATTGCAATGGAACCAAGAGGCTTAGTTTTAGTAACAGGACCGACAGGAAGTGGTAAATCAACTACTCTAGCAGCAATGATTGATTTAGTGAATAAACAGAGAAATTGTCATATTTTAACAATTGAAGATCCAATTGAATATGTTTATAAACAGAAACAAGCATTAATTCATCAACGTGAAATTGGTGAAGATGTAAAAGATTTTGATATGGCATTACGCTCTGCTATGCGTGAAGACCCGGATGTTATTTTAGTTGGTGAAATGCGTGATTACGAAACAATCAGTGCCGTTATTACATTAGCCGAAACTGGTCATTTAGTTTTCTCAACGTTGCACACGATTGGGGCAGCTAAGACAATTGATCGAATAATTGATATTTTTCCTCAGCATAAACAGGCTCAAGTTAGAACTCAATTATCAGGTGTTTTAAATGCGGTAATTACACAAACTTTATTACCTCATGCAAGCGGAATAGGACGAGTTGCTGCGGTAGAAATAATGCGTGCTAATGATGCAGTTAGAAATTTAATTCGTGATAATAAAGGCCACCAGATCAATTCTGTTATTCAAACGGGTAAAAAAGAAGGGATGATATCTTTAAATCATGCTCTTGCAAATCTAGTGCGTGAAGGAAAAATAACTTTAGATACAGCTAAAAAGTGTGCTAGTGATATTTCAGAGTTTAAACAGTATTTACAATAA
- a CDS encoding type II secretion system protein: protein MKQFKNNNGMTLIEVTVVLLISTVLLTIVGSILVTSLNFFRDQKLSDQNKQKLDGIAEYVDNEINYVTDLAIDNEAPYEREGWHYLSIIDGKLYRDGIKVFDDKYYDNYTVSIKVKGYDGYRLDVKYDFNKKSELVYGTAKSYSFDNLKLKVEAGGEDYLVSASNQVEVNDTYRIYYIKGINIIDTNDKPDVEEPDESNDNITVADQVHCINTYNNRGVFDGVQRHYMIGDFVYYKGYWWQLITQENNYGFGAEPDREQKWKKIDKNYDRFSAYTVNDVIYYPENGHYYKCLKQLDNKGGDSGYGPTGWNGIHENYWEDLGTTNPTTDSGHDCLELSTKNRIKTVMNKLDSLTKEQINKIPAYLNTVVYPVGSWVYEDVDGRKQYYLKVFDGDGSAPGLSASSGWQIISRDWYLESAYIKDDVVYVTNGGRSIFITFNKTIDLTIDLVNGTNINGNRIDIDNPYSYFNKKNSMY from the coding sequence ATGAAACAATTTAAGAATAATAATGGTATGACATTAATTGAAGTCACAGTTGTTTTATTGATCTCTACGGTCCTCTTGACGATCGTTGGCTCGATTCTTGTTACATCACTTAATTTTTTTCGAGATCAAAAATTAAGCGATCAAAATAAACAAAAATTAGATGGAATTGCTGAGTATGTTGATAATGAAATTAATTATGTTACAGATTTAGCAATCGATAACGAGGCACCGTATGAAAGAGAAGGATGGCACTATTTATCAATAATTGATGGTAAATTATATCGTGATGGAATAAAGGTGTTTGATGATAAATACTATGATAATTATACCGTGTCAATTAAGGTTAAGGGGTATGACGGGTATCGTCTAGATGTAAAGTATGATTTTAATAAAAAAAGTGAGCTAGTCTATGGTACTGCTAAAAGTTATTCTTTTGATAATTTGAAATTAAAAGTTGAGGCTGGAGGAGAAGATTATTTAGTTAGTGCATCAAATCAGGTCGAAGTAAATGATACGTATAGGATTTATTATATCAAGGGGATAAATATAATAGATACTAATGATAAGCCTGATGTAGAAGAACCTGATGAAAGTAATGATAATATTACAGTAGCTGATCAAGTACATTGTATAAATACTTATAATAATAGAGGTGTATTTGATGGAGTTCAAAGACATTATATGATTGGTGATTTTGTTTATTATAAAGGTTATTGGTGGCAATTAATCACTCAAGAAAATAATTATGGTTTCGGTGCAGAACCGGATAGAGAACAAAAATGGAAAAAAATTGATAAAAATTACGATAGATTTAGTGCATATACAGTTAATGATGTAATTTATTATCCGGAAAATGGACATTACTATAAGTGTTTAAAACAATTAGACAATAAAGGTGGCGATTCTGGATATGGACCTACTGGATGGAATGGGATTCATGAAAATTATTGGGAAGATTTAGGAACAACGAATCCTACTACAGATAGTGGACATGACTGCTTAGAGTTAAGCACAAAAAATAGAATAAAAACGGTAATGAACAAATTAGATAGTTTGACTAAAGAACAAATTAACAAAATACCAGCATATTTAAATACAGTTGTGTATCCTGTAGGCAGTTGGGTATATGAGGATGTTGATGGAAGAAAACAATATTATTTAAAAGTATTTGATGGTGATGGCAGTGCTCCAGGCCTTTCAGCATCATCTGGCTGGCAAATAATTTCAAGAGATTGGTATTTGGAAAGTGCGTATATTAAAGATGATGTAGTTTATGTTACAAATGGTGGTAGATCAATATTTATTACATTTAATAAAACTATTGATCTGACAATAGACCTAGTCAATGGTACAAATATTAATGGAAATAGAATTGATATTGATAATCCATATAGTTATTTTAATAAAAAGAATTCTATGTATTGA
- a CDS encoding type II secretion system protein, whose amino-acid sequence MKGKRGFSLIEIVVVLMIFAILAALAWPALTNYYRDSNEEIYLAEGDKVLTAAQVEAKKLCSEVNGATKLDDIALKDSDGKILKRTALKGELVSIYPNDTRDDVGFFCYKVEDGSCYVIYENGKLYISKDEVYYMDNIADRVRRGFLILFGDMWEEYFSKSGKVVMDSNGPNFGIKYEAKLKEMGIDISLCSFRIYVNDHGKNGDGSDATFTLTVSSKRITNEMAETKEEFQITRYIFTGGIKEGNYSKYTGTAKAVLKSENDTSGIRHTYAVIEANANSLKPVK is encoded by the coding sequence ATGAAAGGCAAGAGAGGTTTTTCATTAATTGAAATAGTTGTTGTTTTGATGATTTTTGCGATATTAGCGGCTCTAGCCTGGCCTGCTTTAACAAATTATTATCGTGATAGTAACGAGGAAATATATTTAGCTGAGGGTGATAAAGTATTGACTGCAGCACAAGTTGAAGCCAAAAAATTATGTAGTGAAGTCAATGGAGCGACAAAATTAGATGATATTGCCTTAAAAGATAGCGATGGTAAAATTTTAAAAAGAACGGCCTTGAAAGGGGAGCTGGTCAGTATCTATCCTAATGATACACGTGATGATGTCGGTTTCTTTTGTTATAAGGTAGAGGATGGTTCATGTTATGTTATATATGAAAATGGTAAATTGTATATATCTAAAGACGAAGTCTATTATATGGATAATATCGCTGATCGTGTCCGACGGGGTTTTTTAATATTGTTTGGTGATATGTGGGAAGAATATTTCAGCAAGAGTGGAAAAGTTGTAATGGATTCTAATGGACCGAATTTTGGTATTAAATATGAAGCCAAACTAAAAGAAATGGGAATTGATATTAGTTTATGTTCATTTAGAATTTATGTGAATGATCATGGTAAAAATGGTGATGGATCTGACGCAACATTTACTTTAACGGTTTCAAGCAAACGGATTACAAATGAAATGGCTGAAACTAAAGAAGAATTTCAAATAACTCGTTATATTTTTACTGGAGGTATTAAAGAGGGAAATTATTCAAAATATACCGGAACAGCCAAAGCTGTTTTAAAAAGTGAGAACGACACGAGTGGTATAAGACATACTTATGCAGTTATTGAAGCTAATGCGAATTCTTTAAAACCAGTTAAATAA
- a CDS encoding type II secretion system protein M, whose product MNKLSRREQILIYILVLLMVVVVGWYFMISPAMAKNTTLKQQRDNLEFELESKKAVYETNIDVNAAIKKAKDELVDYHNKFMSIMNDYEIDVYFSELAAEYNLTPVDLTINEASETEIKSFSVALQEAKAESNSKSETTSNKSEEKEENPKTLVANVQQKVAGSPTNIARYIGKISENTGVALTQLQYTYNRDSTKEYTILTYNLYMIEK is encoded by the coding sequence ATGAATAAATTAAGTAGACGTGAACAAATCTTGATTTATATCTTAGTATTACTAATGGTAGTTGTTGTGGGCTGGTATTTTATGATTTCTCCTGCTATGGCAAAAAATACAACATTAAAACAACAGCGGGATAATCTTGAATTTGAGTTGGAAAGTAAAAAGGCGGTATATGAAACTAATATAGATGTTAATGCTGCAATTAAAAAAGCGAAAGATGAGTTAGTCGATTATCATAATAAATTTATGTCGATTATGAATGATTATGAAATAGATGTTTATTTTTCAGAATTGGCAGCTGAGTATAACCTAACACCAGTTGATTTAACAATCAATGAGGCTAGTGAAACAGAAATTAAATCTTTTAGCGTGGCCTTACAAGAAGCAAAAGCTGAAAGTAACAGTAAAAGCGAAACAACTTCAAATAAGAGCGAAGAAAAAGAAGAAAACCCTAAAACGTTAGTTGCAAATGTGCAGCAAAAGGTTGCAGGAAGCCCTACAAACATTGCTCGTTATATAGGTAAGATATCTGAAAATACAGGAGTTGCATTAACTCAATTACAGTACACTTATAATAGGGATAGTACTAAAGAATATACAATTTTAACATATAATTTATATATGATTGAAAAATGA
- a CDS encoding prepilin peptidase — protein MDFLIIAYIYMFILGSCIASFINVLIYRIPRDLDFVNGRSFCPSCHNTLKPYDMIPVFSWLFLKGKCRFCKEPISPRYPLIELCGGLLAMLCFYRYGFTWMTLVSFVLAMILLTITMIDFDTMTIPNGLVIALVAPVIVCAVLEPQISISSRVIGMASVSGFMLLMTLAIPDCFGGGDMKLMFVCGFMLGWINTLLAGFIGLLAGGIYASYLMVTKKSKEQSHMAFGPYLCLGIFIALLYGNEIIRVYLSFFNL, from the coding sequence GTGGATTTTTTGATAATAGCTTATATCTATATGTTTATTTTGGGAAGCTGTATTGCCAGTTTTATCAATGTATTAATTTATCGAATTCCTCGAGATTTGGATTTTGTTAATGGACGAAGTTTTTGCCCTAGTTGTCACAATACATTAAAACCATATGATATGATACCTGTTTTTAGTTGGCTGTTTCTAAAAGGTAAATGTCGCTTTTGCAAAGAGCCAATTAGCCCACGGTATCCATTAATTGAATTATGTGGTGGTTTGTTAGCAATGTTATGCTTTTATCGTTATGGTTTTACTTGGATGACATTAGTTAGTTTTGTTTTAGCAATGATTTTATTGACGATTACAATGATTGATTTTGATACTATGACTATCCCTAATGGATTAGTTATTGCTTTGGTTGCTCCAGTTATTGTCTGTGCAGTTTTAGAGCCTCAAATTAGTATTAGTAGTCGTGTTATTGGAATGGCATCAGTTAGTGGGTTTATGTTATTAATGACATTAGCCATACCAGACTGTTTTGGCGGTGGTGATATGAAACTGATGTTTGTTTGTGGATTTATGCTTGGCTGGATAAATACTTTATTAGCTGGTTTTATTGGACTATTAGCTGGGGGGATTTATGCTAGTTATTTGATGGTAACAAAAAAGTCAAAAGAGCAGTCACACATGGCTTTTGGACCATATTTGTGTTTAGGGATATTTATAGCACTATTATATGGAAATGAAATAATTAGGGTGTATCTATCATTTTTTAATTTATAA
- a CDS encoding type II secretion system F family protein produces MAIYKYVARDINAKKITGKTEARDEHELSQLLRVKDMYLISHKDITKEETKNYKMKLKELANFCREIGTMMNSGLPLIRTVSILASREDNKKLKAIYNDIYVKLQQGQTLSDALKEQGKAFPDILIQMVRSGEASGNMQDTMMVLNNQFTNDNKIKNKVKSAMTYPVILGIVTIVVLLIVYTAVLPSFFSMFEGMELPLITEINIIISKFIMSYWYALLIGILVLILIIVSLLQLPKVKYQFDRFKLKMPIIGKLMKIIYTSRFARTLCSLYSSGISIVNAMVIVKSTIGNKYIETQFDNSIKAVRNGEALSVAIGMIDGFDIKLTSSVYIGEESGNLEDLLSSLADDFDYEAMLASEKMVAILEPAMIIVLAVVICVIIISVLVPIYSMYQNVGSM; encoded by the coding sequence ATGGCAATTTATAAATATGTAGCACGTGATATAAACGCAAAGAAAATAACAGGAAAAACGGAGGCTAGGGATGAGCATGAACTTAGTCAGCTTTTACGTGTTAAAGATATGTATTTGATTTCTCATAAAGATATAACTAAAGAAGAAACTAAAAATTATAAGATGAAATTGAAGGAATTAGCTAATTTTTGTCGTGAGATTGGAACAATGATGAATTCTGGATTACCGCTGATTCGAACGGTTTCAATTTTAGCAAGCCGTGAAGATAATAAGAAACTAAAAGCGATTTATAATGATATATATGTAAAATTGCAGCAGGGACAAACATTATCAGATGCATTAAAAGAACAGGGGAAAGCCTTTCCTGATATATTAATTCAAATGGTAAGATCTGGTGAAGCGAGCGGGAACATGCAAGATACAATGATGGTCTTAAATAATCAATTTACAAATGATAATAAGATTAAAAATAAAGTTAAATCAGCAATGACTTATCCAGTCATATTAGGAATAGTTACAATTGTTGTTTTATTGATTGTTTATACAGCTGTGTTACCATCGTTCTTTAGTATGTTTGAGGGAATGGAATTACCATTAATAACAGAAATCAATATTATAATTAGTAAATTTATTATGAGTTACTGGTACGCACTGTTGATTGGCATCCTAGTATTAATATTAATAATTGTGTCATTGTTGCAATTACCAAAAGTTAAATATCAGTTTGATCGCTTTAAATTAAAAATGCCGATAATTGGGAAACTAATGAAAATAATTTATACCTCAAGATTTGCAAGAACTTTATGCTCTTTATATTCTAGTGGGATTTCAATTGTTAATGCAATGGTGATCGTAAAATCTACGATTGGTAATAAATATATTGAAACGCAGTTTGATAACTCTATTAAAGCGGTTAGAAATGGTGAGGCATTGTCAGTTGCAATTGGAATGATTGATGGATTTGATATTAAATTAACTTCAAGTGTATATATTGGTGAAGAAAGTGGAAACCTTGAAGACTTACTGAGTTCACTAGCTGATGATTTTGATTATGAAGCTATGTTAGCGTCAGAAAAAATGGTTGCTATTTTGGAACCAGCTATGATTATTGTTTTAGCAGTAGTAATTTGTGTAATTATTATTTCTGTGTTAGTACCAATTTATTCAATGTATCAAAATGTTGGAAGTATGTAG
- the pilM gene encoding type IV pilus biogenesis protein PilM, with protein MKNIIYLSNTSAQLVSGVCNGSNQIDISDFQDYQLPEGTMLDGAIMDEDALKDVLRIINKKGIGDCKLVIDSGQIVHKNLIVPKIKDKEIHAIVKEEIDSLENGEHDLIYDYTILKDKLVDKPGIEILCCAMKKQMIEDYLNIFDDVGIEITAIDISLNAIDKLIEDIIRLSQRNFVIAVINGNDIALYLFEEGKYVFSNRSRLFSERGSSSFTMEVSNILIKFKQFIKTADYNQNIERVYFCGLDDYEEKMLFEVVSDSVDIRAMRLANSNTIYYSGNSKEFLLHKYAYAIGSLCER; from the coding sequence ATGAAAAATATAATATATTTATCGAATACGAGTGCACAATTGGTCAGTGGTGTATGTAATGGCAGTAATCAAATTGATATTAGTGATTTTCAAGATTATCAATTACCTGAGGGGACTATGCTTGATGGTGCAATCATGGATGAAGATGCTTTAAAAGATGTATTGCGCATAATTAATAAAAAAGGAATTGGTGATTGTAAGCTGGTTATTGATAGTGGACAAATCGTGCATAAGAATTTAATTGTTCCTAAGATCAAGGATAAAGAAATACATGCAATCGTTAAAGAAGAAATTGATAGCTTAGAAAATGGTGAACATGATTTGATCTATGATTATACAATTTTAAAAGATAAATTAGTAGATAAACCAGGGATTGAGATTCTTTGTTGTGCAATGAAAAAGCAGATGATAGAAGATTATTTAAATATTTTTGATGATGTGGGGATTGAAATAACTGCAATTGATATTTCTCTTAATGCAATCGATAAGTTAATAGAAGATATTATCAGACTTTCTCAAAGAAACTTTGTTATTGCGGTGATTAATGGTAATGATATAGCTTTATATTTATTTGAGGAAGGTAAGTATGTTTTCTCGAACCGTTCAAGATTGTTTTCTGAGCGAGGAAGCAGTTCCTTTACTATGGAAGTAAGCAATATTTTAATTAAGTTTAAGCAGTTTATTAAAACGGCTGATTATAATCAAAATATTGAAAGAGTATATTTTTGTGGATTGGATGATTATGAAGAAAAAATGCTATTTGAAGTAGTAAGTGATAGTGTCGATATAAGGGCAATGCGCTTAGCTAATAGTAATACGATTTATTACAGTGGTAACTCTAAGGAATTCTTACTCCATAAGTATGCTTATGCTATTGGAAGTTTATGTGAAAGGTAG
- a CDS encoding GspE/PulE family protein yields MRNIPIGEVLKEYGYINDEQLNVALEAQKSNRSKRLGQHLIDLGFVSEYQMLEALSDKLAEPLIELSEIKVDIDAVQKIPRAMADKYNIIAIDLTDQQLTIVTSDPLNFYGIEDVRLVTGMHLNVCLATKAEVSKAIDRYYNDVAALDIADDIKLNTIVVEDTLDLFNESEDDTPVVKLVNTLLSRGYVNNASDIHIEPFEDKVIIRMRVDGMLVDYLTLQKNIQNSLIVRIKILSNLDIAEKRLPQDGHFVGRVEGLELNMRVSVIPTVFGEKIVMRYLNSNTPITRSDTYGMTLDNYNKIESMINMPHGIIYVTGPTGSGKTTTLYMLLESISKRQINISTIEDPVEKNLPRINQTQVNNMAGLTFEVGLRSLMRQDPDIIMVGETRDAETAEISVRAAITGHLVLSTLHTNDAVSAIVRLEDMGVEPYLVANSLVGVVAQRLVRTICPKCKEEVPAKASDKIAVGEDIKKVSIGKGCPYCNNTGYKGRIAVHEIILIDGTVRRMISRKAEIDEIKEYLNLEQGLETLQDQAVQLVKDGITTVAELNKIKVYSD; encoded by the coding sequence ATGAGGAATATACCAATTGGTGAAGTATTAAAGGAATATGGATATATAAATGATGAGCAATTAAATGTGGCATTAGAAGCGCAAAAGTCTAATCGAAGTAAACGCTTAGGTCAACATTTAATTGATCTGGGATTTGTAAGTGAATATCAAATGTTAGAAGCTTTGTCCGATAAGTTGGCAGAACCGTTAATTGAATTAAGCGAAATAAAGGTTGATATAGATGCAGTACAAAAGATACCGCGTGCAATGGCTGATAAATATAATATTATTGCGATTGATTTAACTGATCAACAATTAACTATTGTAACAAGTGATCCATTGAACTTCTATGGAATTGAAGATGTACGTCTTGTTACTGGAATGCATTTAAATGTTTGTTTAGCAACTAAAGCAGAGGTATCTAAAGCGATAGATCGTTATTATAATGATGTTGCAGCATTAGATATTGCAGATGATATTAAGTTAAATACTATTGTTGTTGAAGATACACTTGATCTCTTCAATGAATCTGAAGATGATACACCTGTTGTAAAACTAGTTAATACGTTATTATCTCGAGGATATGTCAATAATGCTAGTGATATTCACATTGAACCGTTTGAAGATAAAGTAATTATAAGAATGCGGGTCGATGGGATGTTGGTGGATTATTTGACACTACAAAAAAATATTCAAAATTCACTTATTGTAAGAATCAAAATTCTATCTAATCTTGATATTGCTGAAAAAAGATTACCCCAAGATGGTCATTTTGTAGGAAGAGTAGAGGGATTGGAATTAAATATGCGTGTATCTGTAATTCCTACCGTATTTGGCGAAAAAATCGTTATGCGGTACTTAAATTCAAATACTCCAATTACACGAAGTGATACTTACGGAATGACGCTTGATAATTATAATAAGATTGAAAGTATGATCAATATGCCACATGGAATCATATATGTAACAGGACCAACTGGGAGTGGGAAAACAACTACTCTCTATATGTTGTTAGAATCAATTTCTAAAAGGCAAATCAATATTTCAACGATTGAAGATCCAGTTGAAAAAAACTTACCGCGAATTAATCAAACACAGGTTAATAATATGGCGGGATTAACTTTTGAAGTCGGGTTAAGATCATTAATGCGTCAAGATCCAGATATTATTATGGTTGGAGAAACCCGAGATGCAGAAACTGCTGAAATTTCAGTTAGAGCTGCTATCACAGGACATTTAGTATTGTCAACATTGCATACGAATGATGCAGTCAGTGCAATCGTTCGTTTGGAAGATATGGGAGTTGAGCCGTACTTAGTCGCTAATTCACTAGTAGGGGTTGTAGCACAACGATTAGTACGTACAATTTGTCCGAAATGCAAAGAAGAAGTACCAGCGAAGGCTAGTGATAAGATTGCTGTTGGTGAAGATATTAAAAAAGTTTCAATTGGTAAAGGTTGTCCATATTGCAATAATACGGGTTATAAGGGACGAATTGCTGTTCATGAGATTATTTTAATTGATGGGACAGTAAGAAGGATGATTTCTAGAAAGGCTGAAATCGACGAGATCAAAGAGTATTTAAATTTAGAACAAGGATTAGAAACATTGCAAGATCAAGCGGTACAATTAGTTAAAGATGGAATTACGACAGTCGCAGAATTAAATAAAATTAAGGTATATAGTGATTAG